The genomic DNA AACAACCTATGAACAAGAAATCAGCCATAGTGAGCCACTTCAAGAAAGATGCTTATGTCCAGATTCCACACTGCCTAATCTTACTTTGCGGATAGAAGTTTTGGATAGCCCTAAGCAAACTAAGAACTCTGACAATATGTTGCTGGTGCAACCATTCGAGACTCCATCACCATTGCGTCATACTGATGATTTAGAGGAGAAATCACAGTTTAGGAGCAATCTTGACCATAAAGAGGTCATGCAGAAACCACAGGACAAGGTATTAGATCTGAAGCCCAGAAGAGTTGCACAAGGGACAACACTAGATACGAGCAAATCAAACTCTCATCAGTCACAATCAATTGTCAAATCCCTGGATTATAAATCAATTTCCCACGTTAAGGTATTGCAGCACTTGTTTTTGACCATTTTTTTCAACGTCAAAAGAGAGACATTTTTTCTTGAATTGTTGCTAAAGAGGCTCTAAAAAAATTAAGAAGGTTGTGACTGATCCTTAATCTCAAGTCCTCTTGTTGATTTAATTGCATGTGTTATATATTGCTATTGAATCCTAGGCACCTTTGCTGAAGCATTTCTGAGCGAAACCTTTATTGACTAATTCTGTTATAAAGATTTACCTATCAAAGGTAGCTGATAAGATGTGCGTCCTTTGAACCAAAATGCAACTCTTGATAGTTAACGTGCAACTatcaaaagtaaaaataaatatagaaattaatgtctaaaaaaattaaaacctctaTTTTATCTTACATAACTaagacaaccaatcatttttTGTGTGTGCTCAGGACCTTGCTTCAGGTAAAAACATCAGAGGAGAAACTAAGGTGAATGTGGTTCAGTCATCAAAGGGAATAAGAACGACATCAAAGATGGCTAGTCAAACTCCAATCAGGGCAACAACTTGTACGGTCAAAAGCTCTACTAGGCCTACCTCGGTCGCTTCAAGTAGACCACATATAGAAACACACACTATATTAACTACCCCAGGTCTGTTTACACTTGTAATGGAAAgaagagcaagcaaaagaggaagTACAGAAAAGCTGACCTCTGGGGGCTCAAACTTGCATGCATCTAAGCCAATTCACCCTAAGGATAGTTCAAGTTCACAGGTGAATAAATTTGTTTTAAAGTACTGCAAAATATGGTGTTCATTTAAAATAGCCTCATCTAGTTTGTCTTATAAATTTTCTTTCAGATTctgattatttttaataatttcctCAAGGAATATGATGCTGAACCATTTGTTCTTTGTgcataaaaatttatcaaaaagtaCTTCTAACATTTACATATTGCTCGTATGGTAATATTTTGACACGAGCcatttatattttgtttaattttcctcTAGAGTAGAACTTCTTTTTTGATATTTTAGTTGCATAAATAACATTTTTTTTGCTTACTGCTTCATCTTTCTGTTCTCATCCTTCCATTTTTACAGGTCATGATGAACAAAGACGTTGCAACAAATGGATTGACaaagagaagaccagaagttaaAAGGTAAAAACCATATTATTGACATCTTTGCAGTAAGCTGACGTCTTCCAAATATTGTTTCTTAATCTTTCCCTGCGAACTTTAGGGACAAAAAAGGAGTAAGAAGTATTCCCTTGGCAGTTGATAGTCGGTCTAATAGCTTGAAGCGAACTCAGGCACTTGTTGCACCACCCAAGTCAAGGTGATGTTTGTTTAGGATTCTGATTTTATTGTGTATAAATTCACACGTctgatttttttttacatatataaTTGTTCTTTCAGTGCTGTTAGCAAGGTTTAATATTGTCTTAAATTGTTGTTGTTATTAATTTATGAATTAATTACGCTTTTTAGAATCTGAAtgcattttatttgaatttttcaGGTCAGTTAACCTTCCTTCTCGGACCAAGCTTACAACTTGTGTCAGAGTTGAGACCCAGATTCAAACAACCAAAGGAGCTAAACAAAAAGAGGTATTATTTTATGTAAAATGGGTCTGTTGTCTCAAATTGCACCAATTTGATGAATAAGTAGGGATAGTAATGGGTTTAAAGATGCTATCCAAATCTAATATTGATTAACTATCTCCTATGCCAAATCGATTGCTATCTACTATTTGAAACCAATTAATTACTTTGTACGATAAATGGGTACTCAAACTGATTGATACCTTTTATTTTAAGCAATTGTAAACCTGATCCAAACTCGATTATTAAGGATAACAAGGCTAATCATATCTGACTTAAATAGGTCTGGTACTCATACATACCCAATTATTTGATACCCATTCATATCTAGCCAATGAAGGTCCAGATACAACTTGATCTACTTCTTCCTCTCTCTGATATCCAGATATGGAAGTGCAGATCattttcttctccctcttcttTTTTCCCTATCCTCTTGGTTCTTCCTATTCCTTCTTCCTTCCTCTTCTATGCTATCTTTGCATGTTGTTGGTGCATTGTGTCGACCATAAGACCCTTGTCGAGTGAGTTCCTTCTCCCTTTTTATCTTCTATATGTTTCATGCTGTTGTAAGTGTCGCCTCATGGAAAGTCTAAGAGTGATTCcaagatctctctctctctctagtcTCTCTCTGCTTATGATGGTTGTTTTAAAATCAAGGAATTAAAACTTTGGTACTAGTCAAAATTTGGTTTCACTTGTATGCCGATTTTATGTTTACTTTCTCATGCTTATGCTTTCATCATTTCATTTGGTAAGAATTGATCTTATGCTCAATCTTGAAGGAGGGTGTTAAGAGCGCTTTCAGctatgtacctgcatttaccttcctccatatccgtgggaccggctctagggggggcTGCTTATGTGGTGGTTTCACATTTTTTGAAGGAGGGTGTTAAGAGTTTTAAATCTGTTGCATTATTAGTCTAATggatttagtcccacattaattGTTTAGGTTAGGATTTCATATTGGGTCCTATATATATGTGCTATACATCTCTTGAATCAGATTGCAATACAATTTTATCATTCCCACTTGTTCAGCTTTTAGGTACTTATTTCATGCACATGAAACAATAAACAATTTTTTCTCATGATATATTCATCTCTGAAAGTTTGCACTTTCTTGTACTTATTCATTTTCGCTGATTAATCTCATTGAATTTCGATCAGGGAAATGCCAAAGACAGACAGTTTCAACAAATCGATGCAAAGATAGCTCCTATGGTATCTAGGAATCTGACAGCAACTAAGAAGGTCAAGGcttgtattgtttagaaaattttaatgttATGCTTGTAAAAGTATTTTCATACCTTCCATGGAGCAGATGCATGCATTCCATTCACTTTTCATGCGTTTAATCATGTGGTTTCTAGCTTCCCCTTTGATTTTTCTTCTGAAGTGCCTAGCTCTCAATGGGATTGCTCGGATCCACACATCAGTTGGAGTCGAACGCCTCATTCCTGGGCTAAACTTTTCCTCTCTGCCCTTTGCCAGATCTACTGCCACTTTTATGATACCTTATTTCCATTATTGGCCTGTTGATCTACCAACCTTCACCTAAATTTGCAGCCACTCATCACTCAACAGACGCATTTATCTCAAGGAGGGAGGCAATCAAGGATGGTTGATGATCTATCCGTTGACGGGAGAAAGACAAGGTGCATCATCTTTTGCGCTAATTCAAATTCCTACATCAGGACAAATAAATTCTCTCGGCCATGCTTTTGACTCTGCCATCATTTCTTTCTTCCAAACAGGAGATCAGAGACACCAAAATGGCGATAACCTGAATGTTTGTGAGCCACCTGAAGTAAAACATCATCTGTCATGCACGCCTCCTGTTTTAGGGGGGACCTTGTAGTAGCTTAGCTAGTCTATACAACCGTGTACAAATATGTGACATATTTGTCTCCTTGTAGAGGATCTTGTATTCGCACCTAAATTCATGTTCCCCAATATAAAACTTGTTGACAGTCTCTCGTTCGAATCCAGCTTTATGCAAATACCAGCAAATTTCCTTTCTAGGACTAAATATATCCTTAAGGTTTTGGTTTCCAATAGACTCCTCGACCTTATATTTATATTAACTTATTTTCAATCATCCAAGCACACCCATATAGTTTGTACATTTTCTTAAGATGGAGACCATAACAAAGACCTTCATGAATGGAGAACTTGCAATTGAGGATGCATACAAAGTCATCTTCTTACAATTGGATCCTTCGCattggaaaaaaatatatattacatCGTATAACATGCAGCTGAGAGATACATGCATATAAATGCGCTAAAACATGCAAAGCAATCAATCTTGGGGCCTACCATTGACTAGAAATTTGTGCCCCACAAATAGCCATCCTATTCGATATCTTTTACTGCATCCTGCAACAAACgatggaaaaaaaaattcaatttcctATCATCCAAAGGACAAAGAGGAAATGAAGAATAAACGTCTCAAAAACGAATATAGTTGGCATAGTTCGTCCGAGGTATTTCTATTGTATCAGCATCAAGATGCACAGGAACGATCTAACTAATAAGGTGACGTTTGATTTACTCTTAAAAATCGAAAtaagaatgagtatcatagtattatgaaaTAGAAATgatatgagcttgggtatcattcttaaaaataatgtttggttagtgtaatattttcaatcggaatgaacctaaattttctttttaacctttagaggaaaataagagaaaaaattagatggaagagaaagttgaatgtgagaaaaatatgatgagagagaatgatgaaagagaaagtgtgatgagagaaaaagtatgatggaaaaaaaatgaaaagagtgAAAGTGTGGTGAGAAAAAATGAGtaaagattgaggagagaaaatatgaggagagagaaaatatgatgggaaaaaaatgaaaacagTGAAAGTGGTGAGAAAA from Zingiber officinale cultivar Zhangliang chromosome 4A, Zo_v1.1, whole genome shotgun sequence includes the following:
- the LOC121969256 gene encoding protein WVD2-like 7, with product MATDVDEAYQGWSQELSDGYESHEIPASQMLDHGSISFGRFPIETLSWERRSVFTHNRCQEELEKFNGLVAKKKAYFEERYRRIRARKAEQNQQTELTLDYSGDCSISSQSGEEDAAAIQYENIRDGKDYSVHSSTEEAEPGTTYEQEISHSEPLQERCLCPDSTLPNLTLRIEVLDSPKQTKNSDNMLLVQPFETPSPLRHTDDLEEKSQFRSNLDHKEVMQKPQDKVLDLKPRRVAQGTTLDTSKSNSHQSQSIVKSLDYKSISHVKDLASGKNIRGETKVNVVQSSKGIRTTSKMASQTPIRATTCTVKSSTRPTSVASSRPHIETHTILTTPGLFTLVMERRASKRGSTEKLTSGGSNLHASKPIHPKDSSSSQVMMNKDVATNGLTKRRPEVKRDKKGVRSIPLAVDSRSNSLKRTQALVAPPKSRSVNLPSRTKLTTCVRVETQIQTTKGAKQKEGNAKDRQFQQIDAKIAPMVSRNLTATKKPLITQQTHLSQGGRQSRMVDDLSVDGRKTRRSETPKWR